The Raphanus sativus cultivar WK10039 chromosome 6, ASM80110v3, whole genome shotgun sequence sequence CACAAAAGCACAAGTATTTGCCCAAGGTACGGTTTAATAATGGTTTATTTGCAAATCAACACCCCTTTTAGAAAACTAATGATTATGAATGGAATCGAGACTGATATTTGACTTTTTGAATAGTTTGACCTTTCTTTCGTTAAGAGTGTAGCTAACTATTAGCTTCTGTTGTTTATGAAGCTGATCAGTGGAGAGCATGTTGGTGCTCTTGCGATGAGTGAACCCAATGGTAATAACATACACGTATCCTTTGGATGAAGATGTTAAGAGAGCACAAACACCCCTTTTAAGTAAACGCTTTATTCTGATTTTTCTGTTACAGCCGGTTCGGATGTTGTCAGCATGAAATGCAAGGCTGATAAAGTAGATGGTGGCTACGTAATAAATGGCAACAAGATGTGGTGCACTAATGGTCCCTCTGCTCAAACACTGGTATAATGTAGTTCTGCTTAACTTCTgaaattgatttttcttttttctttggtttaatGGCATACGTAATTTCTGTTATCTAGTTAACTTTTttctacctttttttttcttttggttgaaTCAGATTGTTTACGCCAAAACTGATACAAAAGCAGGCTCTAAAGGGATCACAGCTTTCGTTATAGAGAAGGGAATGGCCGGGtatggctttttttttttaaactcagtCTTCTTAAAATAATCTATTTCTCTGGCTTTGCAGATTCAGCACTGCTCAGAAATTGGACAAACTGGGAATGCGGGGAAGCGACACGTAATTCCCCCTccgtttaaatttaaaagtccttttctctttgcttctttttgtttctcttaTATTTGTTTCTCTCGTCTGAGCAGGTGTGAGCTTGTTTTTGAGAATTGCTTTGTTCCGGAAGAAAACATTCTTGGCAAGGAAGGAAAAGGTTTTGATTGCTACAATTTCATCGTTTTACTCTGATTCTCTTAGGTTGATAGATTAGTTGCATTCCattgtcttttttcttttctgatgatCTAATATTCAGACATATTCGAAAAATACATgactatatatacacacacacttTGTAAGTTCCATAAGGGGTGGAGGCTACTATTTATACTTGGTTTGATGTACATATTGGTCTTGTACGTGCAGGAGTGTATGTTCTGATGTCAGGTCTTGATTTGGAGAGACTTGTTTTAGCAGCTGGGCCCTTGGGGATCATGCAGGCATCCCTCGACATTGTACTTCCCTATATTCGCCAGAGAGAACAGTTTGGTCGTCCAGTTGGGGAGTTCCAGTTTATACAGGTTGATCTTAATCATCCATTCACATTATCGTTTATGTGAATATGTCTCGAGATTCTTACTGTTGTATGATTTCAGGGTAAAGTTGCTGACATGTACACTGCATTACAGTCTTCAAGGTAGTTGAATTGTCTCAAACAACTCtggattttgttttgttcataCAGCCAAAATATTTAGATTCCGACTTTGGCATCTCAGGTCATACGTCTACTCTGTTGCTAGGGAGTGTGACAATGGGAAAGTTGACCCAAAGGTGAATTGATAATGAATGATTCTTCtcgttttctatatttttttccttaaaatcTTCAGTATGTATTCTAATAGCCTACTTGTGTGTTATTCTTCTTCTAGGATTGTGCCGGAACTATTCTTTGTGCAGCAGAAAGAGCAACACAGGTTGCTTTACAGGTCAATCACTCTTACTctctttactttattttatacCTGTCATCCATGTCTACTTCTTGAACGTTGAGTATATGTTTTACCATTCTTGTAAAATTCTTAAGAGATTTTGGTTTGAGGATGCAGGCGATACAATGTTTAGGCGGAAACGGATACATCAACGAGTATGCAACGGGACGCCTTCTGAGAGATGCAAAGCTATATGAGATCGGTGCTGGTACAAGCGAGATCAGAAGGATGGTCATTGGTCGCGAGCTTTTCAAAGAACAGTAGAGATAACTTAAAGTCTCTTTTTATCTTTGCCAAAGGTGGTAACATAACAATGCGACATTGTCATTTTGTACAAACAGTACAAATATGTATAATGTAAAATGTCATCAGTAGTTTCTCAATAAGAAAATGGCTTCAAACTGTTCTTTCTAGATACCAtcatataatttcatattaCTTGCACTCCCTAATCAATAATATTACACAAGCTCTAGACTTCTAAATTAACTCTGCATTCATTTCGTTAATTACGGTCTCTTCCTTCCTTTCCTTCAATTCTATCACCTTTCTGTTTGCTCTGTATTGATATTGTTTGTAACGTTAGTGGTTGACAACCACTGTTTGTCTACCCGAAAACACCTGAAAAAAGAAGCTTCTGCCTCATTCTGGCGAGAGTCGATAGCTTTTTTTGGGCTGTCCACCGGACATGCAGATCATGAGAATTAGATATCCATGTCACATAAGCGGACAAATCTAAGGTGCTAAGTTTCGAATTCAGAGTGTTTAGCACATTTCCAATCTCGGTTTACTACTCGACTATGTTTGTATGGTTAAGACGACTGTTGTTGCATTTGATATGTTCTGAATTCGAGTTTGTTACATCATTTATATAACAGTGATATTGGTTATAGGTAATCAGTTAGAACTATAGATGTTTAAGCGTTGGACTTCAGCACAATGAGATGTTAGTCTATGTACAACTACTATTTAGAGCAAGAAGATGAAATAAAGCCAATCCGACCGTCAGAATCATGTAGAGAAAATGATTAGATGGGGCAAAGTAACTTAACAGCGAATCCATCACGTATTTCTCAACTCTATAATTAGGGTTTgctatatttagtttttttttttagttcagaAAAACTGtaccaaaaaagaagaaattcaAATCCAACTATTATTATTCGAAGCCGACGTTTACGCTCCACGCCTCATTTCTGGAGTGCAAATAGGGTCCAAAAATGGTGAAAGAAGAGGTTGAGAGGGTGACAAACAACAAGCAAAAATAAGCAGGGACatt is a genomic window containing:
- the LOC108811957 gene encoding isovaleryl-CoA dehydrogenase, mitochondrial, with the translated sequence MQRLLAARSTLGNAVKTRRRQHLSSLSSSSLLFDETQLQFKESVSKFAQDVIAPHAEIIDKTNSFPKNVNLWKLMGEFNLHGITAPEEYGGLGLGYLYHCIAMEEISRASGSVALSYGAHSNLCINQLVRNGNTAQKHKYLPKLISGEHVGALAMSEPNAGSDVVSMKCKADKVDGGYVINGNKMWCTNGPSAQTLIVYAKTDTKAGSKGITAFVIEKGMAGFSTAQKLDKLGMRGSDTCELVFENCFVPEENILGKEGKGVYVLMSGLDLERLVLAAGPLGIMQASLDIVLPYIRQREQFGRPVGEFQFIQGKVADMYTALQSSRSYVYSVARECDNGKVDPKDCAGTILCAAERATQVALQAIQCLGGNGYINEYATGRLLRDAKLYEIGAGTSEIRRMVIGRELFKEQ